A stretch of the Sphingomonas sp. CL5.1 genome encodes the following:
- a CDS encoding low specificity L-threonine aldolase encodes MQFFSDNVAPVHPAVFAAMQAADAVDSGYDGDRLSKALDARFSALFGREAVALWLPTGTVANAIALATICPPYGGVICHHEAHIQNDECGAPEFYTHGAKLLLAGGADAKMTPETAAVVADAIPNDVHRVQPRALSLTNATELGTVYTPAEVRALATLAATRGWRVHMDGARLANAAVHLGCSPADLTRGVDVLSFGFVKNGGLSAEALVFFDPALADDALRRRKRGGHLLSKGRYLAAQIHAMLDGDLWLANARAANTAAARLARAASGRLVHPVEANELFLRMTPDEAAALRAKGYGFYDWSAGVIRLVTHWASRPDEVDALATAIAAL; translated from the coding sequence ATGCAATTCTTCTCCGACAATGTGGCGCCGGTGCATCCGGCGGTGTTCGCGGCGATGCAGGCCGCCGATGCGGTCGATTCCGGCTATGACGGGGACCGGCTGAGCAAGGCGCTCGACGCGCGTTTCTCCGCGTTGTTCGGGCGCGAGGCGGTGGCGCTGTGGCTGCCGACCGGCACCGTCGCCAATGCGATCGCGCTGGCGACGATCTGCCCGCCCTATGGCGGGGTGATCTGCCATCATGAGGCACATATCCAGAACGACGAATGCGGCGCGCCGGAATTCTATACCCATGGCGCGAAGCTGCTGCTCGCCGGCGGCGCGGATGCGAAGATGACGCCGGAGACGGCCGCGGTGGTCGCGGACGCGATTCCGAACGACGTCCACCGCGTGCAGCCGCGCGCGCTGTCGCTGACCAATGCGACCGAACTCGGCACGGTCTATACGCCCGCCGAGGTGCGGGCGCTGGCCACGCTGGCCGCAACGCGCGGCTGGCGCGTGCATATGGACGGCGCGCGGCTGGCCAACGCGGCGGTCCATCTCGGCTGCTCCCCGGCCGATCTGACGCGCGGCGTGGACGTGCTGAGCTTCGGCTTCGTCAAGAACGGCGGGCTGTCGGCGGAGGCGCTGGTGTTCTTCGACCCCGCGCTGGCCGACGACGCGCTGCGGCGGCGCAAGCGCGGTGGGCACCTGCTGTCGAAGGGCCGCTATCTCGCCGCGCAGATCCACGCGATGCTGGACGGCGACCTGTGGCTCGCCAACGCCCGCGCGGCCAATACGGCGGCGGCGCGGCTGGCGCGGGCGGCGAGCGGGCGGCTGGTCCATCCGGTCGAGGCGAACGAGCTGTTCCTGCGCATGACGCCCGACGAGGCGGCGGCACTACGCGCCAAGGGTTACGGCTTCTACGACTGGAGCGCGGGGGTGATCCGCCTAGTCACCCATTGGGCCAGCCGCCCGGACGAGGTGGACGCGCTGGCGACGGCGATCGCCGCGCTCTGA
- a CDS encoding secondary thiamine-phosphate synthase enzyme YjbQ, whose amino-acid sequence MRQASTELRIDTPGQGLHAFTDALCRWVAGSGIATGLLTLFVRHTSASLLVQENAAPAARRDLERYFARIAPESADYEHDDEGPDDMPAHLRAALTQTSLSIPVVGGRPALGTWQGVYLFEHRRAPHQRRVAAHLIGE is encoded by the coding sequence ATGCGTCAGGCCAGCACCGAATTGCGGATCGACACGCCGGGGCAGGGGCTGCACGCGTTCACCGACGCGCTCTGCCGCTGGGTGGCGGGGAGCGGGATCGCCACCGGGCTGCTCACCCTGTTCGTGCGGCACACCTCCGCTTCGCTGCTGGTGCAGGAGAACGCCGCCCCCGCCGCGCGGCGCGATCTGGAGCGCTATTTCGCGCGGATCGCGCCGGAGAGCGCCGATTACGAACATGACGACGAGGGGCCGGACGACATGCCCGCGCATCTCCGCGCCGCGCTCACCCAGACCAGCCTGTCGATCCCGGTGGTCGGCGGTCGGCCCGCCCTGGGGACGTGGCAGGGGGTGTATCTGTTCGAGCATCGCCGTGCGCCCCACCAGCGGCGGGTGGCGGCGCATCTGATCGGCGAATAA
- a CDS encoding nitronate monooxygenase family protein — protein sequence MTTNSTGAGRLERRMARGAAFLGSEVAILGGAMSWVSERHLVAAISNAGGFGVIACGAMTPELLDAEIAGTKGLTGKPFGVNLITMHPQLTELIEVCAKHKVSHVVLAGGLPPKGSLEAIKASGAKCICFAPTLALAKKLIRSGVDALVIEGMEAGGHIGPVSTSVLAQEMLPEIANDVPVFVAGGIGRGQAIAGYLDMGAAGVQLGTRFVCATESIAHPNFKKAFIRASARDAVASVQIDPRLPVIPVRALKNAGGELFTQKQREVAQALDEGRVAMAEAQLQIEHYWAGALRRAVIDGDVEHGSVMAGQSVGMVTKEEPVADIIATLMAEAAQALEKKAA from the coding sequence ATGACGACGAACTCCACCGGCGCCGGGCGCCTCGAACGGCGCATGGCGCGCGGCGCCGCTTTCCTCGGATCGGAAGTCGCGATCCTCGGCGGTGCGATGTCCTGGGTGTCGGAGCGGCATCTGGTCGCGGCGATCTCCAATGCCGGCGGCTTCGGCGTGATCGCCTGCGGCGCGATGACGCCCGAGCTGCTCGACGCGGAGATCGCGGGCACGAAGGGGCTGACCGGCAAGCCGTTTGGCGTGAACCTCATCACCATGCACCCGCAACTGACCGAACTGATCGAGGTCTGCGCGAAGCACAAGGTGAGCCATGTCGTCCTCGCCGGCGGCCTGCCGCCCAAGGGCAGCCTGGAGGCGATCAAGGCGTCCGGCGCGAAATGCATCTGCTTCGCTCCCACGCTGGCGCTGGCGAAGAAGCTGATCCGCTCCGGCGTCGACGCGCTGGTGATCGAGGGGATGGAGGCCGGCGGGCATATCGGCCCTGTCTCCACCAGCGTGCTGGCGCAGGAGATGCTGCCGGAGATCGCGAACGACGTGCCCGTGTTCGTCGCCGGCGGGATCGGGCGCGGGCAGGCGATCGCGGGCTATCTCGACATGGGCGCGGCGGGCGTGCAGCTCGGCACGCGCTTCGTCTGCGCGACCGAGAGCATCGCGCATCCCAACTTCAAGAAGGCGTTCATCCGCGCCAGCGCGCGCGACGCGGTCGCCTCGGTGCAGATCGACCCGCGCCTCCCCGTCATTCCGGTGCGCGCGCTGAAGAATGCCGGCGGCGAATTGTTCACCCAGAAGCAGCGCGAGGTGGCGCAGGCGCTGGACGAGGGCCGAGTGGCGATGGCCGAGGCGCAGCTTCAGATCGAGCATTACTGGGCCGGCGCGCTGCGCCGCGCGGTGATCGACGGCGATGTCGAGCATGGCAGCGTGATGGCCGGCCAGTCGGTCGGCATGGTGACGAAGGAGGAGCCGGTCGCCGACATCATCGCGACGCTGATGGCCGAGGCGGCGCAGGCGCTGGAGAAGAAGGCGGCCTGA
- the ybgC gene encoding tol-pal system-associated acyl-CoA thioesterase: MTTGRDQPVEGRFDGSTHRFPVRVYFEDTDLSGVVYHANYLRFMERARSDMLRLAGVDQRAAHEAGDGAYAVASLTIRYAAPARLDDALIVETEVTEVRAASVSIHQRVMRGDILLAEADVVAALVAPSGRPRRQPGAWIDRFNSLLAKKDQTP; this comes from the coding sequence ATGACGACCGGCCGGGACCAACCCGTCGAGGGGCGCTTCGACGGGTCGACACATCGCTTCCCCGTGCGGGTCTATTTCGAGGACACCGACCTGTCGGGCGTCGTCTATCACGCCAATTACCTGCGCTTCATGGAGCGCGCGCGATCGGACATGCTGCGGCTCGCCGGAGTCGACCAGCGCGCCGCGCACGAGGCGGGTGATGGCGCCTATGCCGTCGCCAGCCTCACGATCCGCTACGCCGCGCCCGCCCGGCTCGACGATGCGCTGATCGTGGAGACGGAAGTCACCGAAGTGCGCGCCGCATCGGTATCCATTCATCAGAGAGTCATGCGCGGCGATATCTTGCTGGCCGAGGCGGACGTCGTCGCGGCGCTGGTCGCTCCTTCCGGGCGGCCGCGGCGGCAGCCGGGTGCGTGGATCGATCGTTTCAACTCCTTACTGGCCAAGAAGGACCAGACGCCTTGA
- the tolQ gene encoding protein TolQ: protein MNLFFNSDAATLSPVALFIQADWVVKLVMLGLLAASIWTWAIIFMFWRRIGRTRRAAEAFERDFWKADDIDAFYKAHVDDDQPAAKVFIAGVAEWRRSTQGAAIDRAGTRERLATAMGAAVANEIDRLSDRLNILATVGSVAPFVGLFGTVWGIMRSFTSIASQQNTSLAVVAPGIAEALFATAIGLFAAIPAVIAYNRFSHGINRIEARLNRFADGFHATLSRQLDRER, encoded by the coding sequence TTGAACCTGTTCTTCAATTCCGACGCCGCCACGCTTTCGCCGGTCGCGCTGTTCATCCAGGCGGATTGGGTGGTGAAGCTGGTGATGCTTGGGCTGCTCGCCGCGAGCATCTGGACCTGGGCGATCATCTTCATGTTCTGGCGTCGCATCGGCCGCACCCGGCGCGCGGCCGAGGCGTTCGAGCGCGATTTCTGGAAGGCGGACGATATCGACGCCTTCTACAAGGCGCATGTCGACGACGACCAGCCCGCCGCGAAGGTGTTCATCGCCGGGGTCGCCGAATGGCGACGATCGACGCAGGGCGCCGCGATCGACCGCGCCGGCACGCGCGAGCGGCTGGCGACGGCGATGGGCGCGGCGGTGGCAAACGAAATCGACCGCCTGTCGGATCGGCTCAACATCCTCGCGACGGTCGGCTCGGTCGCGCCGTTCGTCGGGCTGTTCGGCACGGTATGGGGCATCATGCGCAGCTTCACCTCGATCGCCAGCCAGCAGAACACCAGCCTCGCGGTGGTCGCGCCGGGCATCGCGGAGGCGCTGTTCGCCACCGCGATCGGCCTGTTCGCGGCGATCCCGGCGGTGATCGCGTACAATCGCTTCAGCCACGGCATCAACCGGATCGAGGCGCGGCTGAACCGCTTCGCCGACGGTTTCCACGCCACGCTGAGCCGCCAGCTCGATCGCGAGCGCTGA
- the tolR gene encoding protein TolR — MSMQLPSQRSGRRRAPMADINVTPLVDVMLVLLIIFMVTAPLLTAGVPVNLPDSRAKPLDQEQQPTEISIDTMGRIFIAKEEVSEQQLPQRLEAIAAHAPAGGQPPQVFLRADKALDYGRVMRVMGELNRAGLNRVALVTVGED, encoded by the coding sequence ATGTCGATGCAACTCCCCTCGCAGCGAAGCGGCCGGCGGCGCGCGCCGATGGCGGACATCAACGTCACGCCACTGGTCGACGTGATGCTGGTGCTGCTCATCATCTTCATGGTGACGGCGCCGCTGCTGACGGCGGGCGTGCCGGTCAACCTGCCGGACAGCCGCGCCAAGCCGCTCGACCAGGAGCAGCAGCCGACCGAGATATCGATCGACACGATGGGCCGCATCTTCATCGCCAAGGAGGAGGTGAGCGAGCAGCAGCTTCCCCAGCGGCTGGAGGCGATCGCCGCGCACGCGCCGGCCGGCGGCCAGCCGCCGCAGGTGTTCCTGCGCGCGGACAAGGCACTGGACTATGGCCGGGTGATGCGCGTGATGGGCGAGCTGAACCGGGCGGGGCTGAACCGCGTTGCGCTGGTGACGGTCGGCGAGGATTGA
- a CDS encoding cell envelope integrity protein TolA, which yields MDRAEKIGLGLAVAGHIVLFGLLSVGFLATPNPLKLKQEPVEVSLVKDVGLEAAAPQAKTPPAQSVAPDQGEPEDAAPPAPVEAAPEPKPEPKPQPAPRPEPKPAPVKPAPKPAPAPKPEPKPQPKPRKEPPAVEKTAAKPEPKKHETAAAARPEKTPPAKAQGTGKTAESKAARPRGSRLGPDFLKGLTSDATRSTSQTPQAAKIDSAALASIVQAIARQIQPCADRQVDPGPGANEIVTTLNLRLNPDGTLAATPTVVRQTGINDENRRYAQRVHDLGVAAFKGCSPLKLPPQFYSTPNGGWNNINYQWKLR from the coding sequence GTGGATCGGGCGGAGAAAATCGGGCTGGGGCTGGCCGTCGCCGGGCACATCGTGCTGTTCGGCCTGCTGTCGGTCGGCTTCCTCGCCACGCCCAACCCGCTCAAGCTGAAGCAGGAGCCGGTCGAGGTCAGTCTGGTCAAGGACGTCGGGCTGGAAGCCGCCGCGCCGCAGGCCAAGACCCCGCCGGCCCAGTCGGTCGCCCCCGATCAGGGCGAGCCGGAGGACGCCGCTCCCCCTGCCCCGGTCGAGGCCGCGCCCGAGCCGAAGCCGGAACCCAAGCCGCAGCCGGCGCCCAGGCCGGAGCCGAAACCCGCCCCGGTAAAACCCGCGCCGAAGCCGGCTCCCGCGCCCAAGCCGGAACCAAAGCCCCAGCCGAAGCCTAGGAAGGAGCCGCCGGCCGTCGAAAAGACCGCCGCGAAACCCGAGCCGAAGAAGCATGAGACGGCCGCGGCCGCCAGGCCGGAGAAGACCCCGCCCGCCAAGGCGCAGGGCACCGGCAAGACGGCCGAGTCCAAGGCGGCGCGCCCGCGCGGCAGCCGGCTCGGCCCCGACTTCCTCAAGGGGCTGACCAGCGACGCGACCAGATCGACCAGCCAGACGCCGCAGGCCGCGAAGATCGACTCCGCCGCGCTCGCCTCGATCGTTCAGGCGATCGCGCGACAGATCCAGCCGTGCGCCGACCGGCAGGTCGATCCCGGCCCCGGCGCGAACGAGATCGTCACCACGCTGAACCTCAGGCTCAACCCGGATGGCACGCTCGCCGCCACGCCCACCGTGGTGCGCCAGACGGGGATCAACGACGAGAACCGGCGCTACGCGCAGCGCGTCCACGATCTGGGCGTCGCCGCGTTCAAGGGCTGCTCGCCGCTGAAGCTGCCGCCGCAATTCTATTCCACGCCAAACGGGGGGTGGAACAACATCAATTATCAGTGGAAGCTCCGGTGA
- the tolB gene encoding Tol-Pal system beta propeller repeat protein TolB, translating to MRSIALLSVMLLASAAPAQDVPPTPLNPPAQPPAAQQPGATPPPLEVSVTGGISAPMPIAIPAMPTTQVMNTPAGSTDALGRQLADIVTNDLKSSGLFTPLPPAQLRTVMYPEVTQPAFSYWGGSGAQALVQGFIRANGDGTLTVGCYLYDVSAQTELMRQGFVVPPSEWRRAGHKCADMVYTRLTGEGPYFDSRVVYVSETGPKAHRTKRLAIMDQDGANHRFLTNGQSIVLTPRFAPNQQSIVYMSFINDKPAIYVYNIGSGTQHLVTSPERLTFAPRFSPDGRWIIFSMSTGANTNIYRVPTSGGTPQRLTNSPGISTGGSYSPDGSKIVFESDRSGTQQLYVMNADGSDQHRISFGGGRYATPVWSPRGDLIAFTRIGGAFRIGIMSPNGSGEKLLTNSWQDEGPSWSPNGRVLMFFRQGRGNAGKADLWSVDLTGVNERRIPTPLDGSDPGWGPLRP from the coding sequence ATGCGTAGCATCGCCCTTCTCTCCGTCATGTTGCTGGCCAGCGCAGCGCCAGCGCAGGATGTGCCGCCCACGCCGCTCAATCCGCCTGCGCAGCCGCCGGCGGCGCAGCAGCCGGGCGCCACGCCGCCGCCGCTCGAAGTATCGGTGACCGGGGGCATCTCCGCGCCGATGCCGATCGCCATCCCGGCGATGCCGACGACACAGGTGATGAACACCCCGGCCGGATCGACCGACGCGCTCGGCCGCCAGCTCGCCGACATCGTCACCAACGACCTCAAGAGTTCCGGCCTGTTCACCCCGCTGCCGCCCGCGCAGCTTCGCACCGTGATGTATCCCGAGGTGACGCAGCCCGCCTTCTCCTATTGGGGCGGGTCGGGCGCGCAGGCGCTGGTGCAGGGCTTCATTCGCGCCAACGGCGACGGCACGCTGACGGTCGGCTGTTATCTCTACGACGTGTCGGCGCAGACCGAGCTGATGCGACAGGGCTTCGTCGTGCCGCCGTCCGAATGGCGGCGCGCGGGGCACAAATGCGCCGACATGGTCTATACCCGGCTCACCGGCGAGGGGCCGTATTTCGACAGTCGCGTCGTCTATGTATCCGAAACCGGGCCGAAGGCGCACCGCACCAAGCGGCTCGCGATCATGGATCAGGACGGCGCCAACCACCGCTTCCTCACCAACGGCCAGTCGATCGTGCTGACGCCGCGCTTCGCGCCGAACCAGCAGTCGATCGTCTATATGAGCTTCATCAACGACAAGCCGGCGATCTACGTCTATAATATCGGCTCCGGCACGCAGCATCTGGTGACCAGCCCCGAGCGGCTGACGTTCGCGCCGCGTTTCTCGCCGGACGGGCGGTGGATCATCTTCTCGATGTCGACGGGCGCGAACACCAATATCTATCGCGTGCCGACGAGCGGCGGCACGCCGCAGCGGCTGACCAATTCGCCGGGCATCAGCACCGGCGGCAGCTATTCGCCCGACGGGTCGAAGATCGTGTTCGAGAGCGATCGTTCGGGCACGCAGCAGCTCTACGTGATGAACGCCGACGGATCGGACCAGCATCGCATCAGCTTCGGCGGCGGTCGCTATGCGACGCCGGTATGGAGTCCGCGCGGCGACCTCATCGCCTTCACCAGGATCGGCGGCGCTTTCCGCATCGGCATCATGAGCCCGAACGGATCGGGCGAGAAACTGCTGACCAATTCCTGGCAGGACGAAGGGCCGAGCTGGTCGCCCAACGGGCGCGTGCTGATGTTCTTCCGGCAAGGGCGCGGCAATGCCGGCAAGGCAGATTTGTGGTCGGTTGACCTGACGGGCGTGAACGAGCGGCGCATTCCGACCCCGCTCGACGGCTCCGATCCGGGCTGGGGTCCGCTTCGGCCTTGA
- the pal gene encoding peptidoglycan-associated lipoprotein Pal, with amino-acid sequence MARLTTTLLMATALVATAACSKKHPDVLPPAPGAAPEQTQPTGPQGPVGDAVVPGSSADFKRSVTSDTVHFGLDQSDIDDTARGILDTQVTWLARYPNVRITIEGHCDERGTREYNLALGDRRANAAKNYLASRGVDASRITTISYGKERPIALGSDEEAWAQNRRAVTVVLSQ; translated from the coding sequence ATGGCAAGACTGACGACCACGCTGCTGATGGCGACCGCGCTGGTGGCGACCGCCGCCTGCTCGAAGAAGCACCCCGACGTGCTGCCCCCCGCCCCCGGCGCGGCGCCGGAGCAGACCCAGCCGACCGGCCCGCAAGGCCCGGTGGGCGACGCCGTGGTCCCCGGCTCGTCGGCCGATTTCAAGCGCTCGGTGACGAGTGACACGGTGCATTTCGGGCTCGACCAGTCCGACATCGACGACACCGCGCGCGGCATCCTCGATACGCAGGTGACGTGGCTCGCCCGCTATCCCAACGTGCGCATCACGATCGAGGGCCATTGCGACGAGCGCGGCACGCGCGAATACAACCTCGCGCTCGGCGACCGCCGCGCCAATGCGGCGAAGAACTATCTCGCCAGCCGCGGCGTGGACGCCTCGCGCATCACCACGATCAGCTACGGCAAGGAACGCCCGATCGCGCTCGGCTCGGACGAGGAAGCCTGGGCGCAGAACCGCCGCGCCGTGACGGTGGTGCTGAGCCAGTAA
- a CDS encoding SDR family oxidoreductase, with amino-acid sequence MKAIFITGGASGIGRAVALLFSARGWRVGLADIDDGGLAATAAMLPAERTSTYHLDVRDMAGWEEALAAFTTTSGGRLDVLFNNAGIGQGGAFGTIDRAALDRVIDINFRGVAYGARVAYPWLRATPGSCLLNTASASAIYGSAGLALYSATKFAVRGLTEALDGEWAADGIKVRDLLPGFIDTAILSTPIPDTNRTARDAVVDAGLEFTPVETVAQAAWDAVHGDRVHAVIGKTARRLAFAARWMPGRLRRMMRSGALGRE; translated from the coding sequence ATGAAGGCGATTTTCATCACCGGCGGCGCATCGGGGATCGGGCGCGCGGTGGCGCTTCTGTTCTCCGCGCGCGGCTGGCGCGTCGGGCTGGCGGATATCGATGACGGGGGGCTGGCCGCCACCGCCGCGATGCTGCCGGCGGAGCGCACTTCCACCTATCATCTCGATGTGCGCGACATGGCCGGGTGGGAGGAGGCGCTCGCCGCGTTCACCACGACCAGCGGTGGGCGACTCGACGTGTTGTTCAACAACGCCGGCATCGGCCAGGGTGGCGCATTCGGCACGATCGACCGCGCCGCGCTGGATCGCGTGATCGACATCAATTTCCGCGGCGTCGCTTATGGCGCGCGCGTTGCTTATCCCTGGCTCAGGGCGACGCCGGGGTCATGCCTGCTCAACACCGCTTCGGCCTCCGCGATCTACGGCTCGGCGGGGCTGGCGCTTTATTCCGCCACCAAGTTCGCGGTGCGGGGGTTGACCGAGGCGCTGGACGGTGAATGGGCCGCCGACGGCATCAAGGTGCGCGACCTGCTGCCGGGCTTCATCGACACCGCTATCCTGAGCACGCCGATCCCCGACACGAACCGCACCGCGCGCGACGCGGTGGTCGATGCCGGGCTGGAGTTCACGCCGGTCGAGACGGTCGCGCAAGCCGCATGGGATGCGGTGCACGGCGACCGCGTTCATGCCGTGATCGGCAAGACCGCCCGCCGCCTCGCCTTCGCCGCGCGCTGGATGCCCGGCCGCCTGCGCAGGATGATGCGCTCAGGCGCGCTGGGACGGGAATAA
- a CDS encoding 4a-hydroxytetrahydrobiopterin dehydratase, producing MMIEALSEAERADALDGLPDWDYDEGRDAITRSIVFTDFAEAFGFMTQVALIAEKMDHHPEWTNVWNRVEILLTTHDAGGLSSRDVELAEAIDSILDG from the coding sequence ATGATGATCGAGGCGCTGAGCGAGGCGGAACGGGCGGATGCGCTCGATGGCCTGCCGGACTGGGATTATGACGAGGGGCGCGACGCGATCACTCGCTCGATCGTGTTCACCGATTTCGCCGAGGCGTTCGGCTTCATGACGCAGGTCGCGCTGATCGCGGAGAAGATGGACCACCATCCCGAATGGACCAACGTGTGGAACCGGGTGGAGATATTGCTCACCACCCATGACGCGGGCGGCCTTTCCTCACGCGATGTCGAACTGGCGGAAGCGATCGATTCGATTTTGGACGGATAG
- a CDS encoding metallopeptidase family protein: MAIGMDGQEAMGEAPSADAIEAHARSVIARLPAAFRAHLGDIVLAVEEYADDETLAAMGIEHPLDLTGLYHGRPLGEKSSLDSGILPDRIFLYRQAILAEWCETGVRLDDLVTHVTIHEIGHHFGLSDDDMHALEDAVAD, from the coding sequence ATGGCGATCGGCATGGACGGGCAAGAGGCTATGGGGGAGGCGCCCTCGGCGGACGCGATCGAGGCGCATGCGCGCAGCGTGATCGCGCGCCTGCCGGCCGCGTTCCGCGCGCATCTCGGCGATATCGTGCTCGCGGTCGAGGAATATGCCGACGACGAGACGCTCGCCGCGATGGGCATCGAGCATCCGCTCGACCTGACCGGCCTTTATCACGGCCGCCCGCTGGGGGAGAAATCCTCGCTCGATTCGGGGATACTGCCCGATCGCATCTTCCTCTATCGCCAGGCGATCCTGGCCGAATGGTGCGAGACGGGGGTACGGCTCGACGATCTCGTCACGCATGTCACGATCCACGAGATCGGGCACCATTTCGGCCTGTCCGACGACGACATGCACGCGCTGGAAGACGCGGTGGCGGATTGA
- the ccmA gene encoding heme ABC exporter ATP-binding protein CcmA: protein MSARLAFDRVACARRGRTLFEELSFALEAGEALVVTGPNGIGKSSLIRVAAGLLPPAAGAVTHDGARALLAEAAALDGERSVAAALGFWAGLDDRPAPETRVAAALEALDLAPLADVPVRLLSTGQRRRVGFARVLASEAAIWLLDEPANGLDSAAVTRLEALVAGHRARGGIALVATHQPLALADAREMRL from the coding sequence TTGAGCGCGCGGCTGGCGTTCGATCGCGTGGCCTGCGCCCGGCGCGGGCGGACGCTGTTCGAGGAATTGTCCTTCGCGCTGGAAGCAGGCGAGGCGCTGGTCGTCACCGGCCCGAACGGCATCGGCAAGTCCAGCCTGATCCGCGTCGCCGCCGGCCTGCTCCCGCCCGCCGCCGGCGCGGTGACGCATGACGGGGCGCGCGCCTTGCTGGCCGAGGCCGCCGCGCTGGATGGGGAACGGAGCGTCGCCGCCGCGCTCGGCTTCTGGGCGGGGCTGGATGACCGGCCCGCGCCGGAGACGCGCGTCGCCGCCGCGCTGGAGGCGCTCGACCTCGCTCCGCTGGCCGACGTGCCGGTGCGCCTGCTCTCGACCGGCCAGCGCCGCCGCGTCGGCTTCGCGCGGGTGCTGGCGAGCGAGGCGGCGATCTGGCTGCTCGACGAGCCGGCCAACGGCCTCGATAGTGCCGCCGTCACGCGGCTGGAGGCGCTGGTCGCCGGCCATCGCGCGCGCGGCGGCATCGCGCTGGTCGCGACGCATCAGCCACTCGCGCTCGCCGACGCGCGGGAGATGCGGCTGTGA
- a CDS encoding heme exporter protein CcmB, with translation MIALVLRDLRRAYASGGATLIVAFFLLVAILFPFAVGPDQKLLARIGGGVIWAAALLAALLPVERLVAPDMDSGALDQLALRGFSATTVAAAKIAAHWLAFAPPLMAATIAAAGLLDLPGEALLTVEIGLALGTPGLAALAVATGALVAGLRGAGAIAGLVMLPLAIPLLIFGAGAIEGGAGGLKLLAATSLLLVAGAPFVAGVAIRAGTE, from the coding sequence GTGATCGCGCTGGTCCTGCGCGACCTGCGCCGCGCCTATGCCTCGGGCGGGGCGACGCTGATCGTCGCCTTCTTCCTGCTCGTCGCGATCCTGTTCCCCTTCGCGGTGGGACCGGACCAGAAACTGCTCGCGCGGATCGGCGGCGGCGTGATCTGGGCGGCGGCGCTGCTCGCCGCGCTGCTGCCGGTCGAGCGGCTGGTCGCGCCGGACATGGATTCGGGCGCGCTCGACCAGCTCGCGCTGCGCGGCTTCTCCGCCACCACGGTCGCCGCCGCCAAGATCGCCGCGCACTGGCTCGCCTTCGCGCCGCCGCTGATGGCGGCGACGATCGCCGCCGCCGGCCTGCTCGACTTGCCGGGCGAGGCGCTGCTGACGGTCGAGATCGGGCTGGCGCTCGGTACGCCGGGCCTCGCCGCGCTGGCGGTCGCGACGGGCGCGCTGGTCGCGGGGCTGCGCGGCGCGGGCGCGATCGCCGGCCTCGTCATGCTGCCGCTCGCCATCCCGCTGCTGATCTTCGGCGCGGGCGCGATCGAGGGCGGCGCGGGCGGCCTCAAGCTGCTCGCGGCGACCAGCCTGCTGCTGGTGGCCGGCGCGCCGTTCGTCGCGGGCGTGGCGATCCGCGCGGGAACGGAATGA